In the genome of Notamacropus eugenii isolate mMacEug1 chromosome 5, mMacEug1.pri_v2, whole genome shotgun sequence, one region contains:
- the LOC140503352 gene encoding LOW QUALITY PROTEIN: uncharacterized protein ZSWIM9-like (The sequence of the model RefSeq protein was modified relative to this genomic sequence to represent the inferred CDS: deleted 2 bases in 2 codons): MVDKVIPQQLSRKPSPSCLPRGMEMVPEEGTSQCTGLAASDATMGELGLGLEFHTWHHFSSFFDDWCERHKVLFIIASLKPLISLRQPPLPYLPSLATTLRFRFVRLICKHSGTYVGQSVVQRDQQSQKIDCPALITLRLGPKKDRLVVTEAKLQHNHQLSPKEFSRCFKRRQLEASLGLPIRITNSVSKRFLAPDLVWNLEDYSRAKDRGMCELLGEMHSLFRADPGAKVKLVFQEDVAILNSIFLATSHMRQLARSFPCLLFLDQAASLPGDFELYSVLCQDANGRGREVAYCLARRDTPDLLVFIVASLVQSVPEIKTLVECLTIGVSCLTGMDTVEEVLPCARVQVCRAQVLEALGRRARELAVPGERRIVNLLHNLAHAASPKVYSQYLSDLEDVAPLEFLRYFLETWHPHKGAWVACWAYHRGESCPFVDHLEAHRQKLLPALARDSSLAGSVRGLLDLESLPVELQGLQAEEIAERYQAVGPGEVAALVAEELALARHGGGIQPAEGGGFLLEGTGRGATFTVGADLASCSCSIFTAGHRPCRHIFAARLWAGKALFDVSLLPPAGGDDG; encoded by the exons ATGGTGGACAAAGTGATTCCTCAGCAGCTCTCACGGAAGCCGTCCCCTTCCTGTCTCCCAAGAGGAATGGAAATGGTG CCGGAGGAAGGAACCTCGCAGTGCACTGGCCTTGCTGCCAGTGATGCCACCATGGGTGAGCTGGGCCTGGGCCTGGAGTTTCACACG TGGCATCACTTCAGCAGCTTCTTTGATGACTGGTGTGAGCGGCACAAGGTGCTGTTCATCATTGCCAGCCTCAAGCCCCTGATCTCCCTGCGCCAGCCTCCACTGCCCTACCTGCCCAGCCTGGCCACAACTCTGCGCTTCCGCTTTGTGCGCCTCATCTGCAAGCACAGTGGTACCTACGTGGGGCAGAGTGTTGTGCAGCGAGACCAGCA AAGCCAGAAGATTGATTGCCCGGCCCTGATCACCCTGCGCCTGGGCCCCAAGAAGGATCGGCTGGTGGTGACCGAGGCCAAATTGCAGCACAACCACCAGCTCTCACCCAAGGAGTTCTCCCGATGCTTCAAGCGCCGCCAGCTGGAGGCCAGCCTGGGCCTGCCCATCCGGATCACCAACAGCGTCTCCAAGCGCTTCCTGGCCCCTGACCTCGTCTGGAACCTGGAGGACTACAGCCGGGCCAAGGACAGGGGCATGTGTGAGCTGCTTGGGGAGATGCATTCTCTCTTCCGGGCTGACCCCGGGGCCAAGGTCAAACTGGTCTTCCAGGAGGATGTGGCCATCCTCAACTCCATTTTCTTGGCCACTTCACACATGCGGCAGCTGGCACGTTCTTTTCCCTGCCTCCTTTTCTTGGACCAGGCTGCCAGCCTGCCTGGAGACTTTGAGCTGTACTCTGTCCTTTGCCAGGATGCCAATGGGCGAGGTCGTGAGGTGGCTTACTGCCTTGCCCGCAGAGACACGCCGGACTTGCTAGTCTTCATTGTGGCCTCTTTGGTGCAGAGTGTACCTGAGATCAAGACCCTGGTGGAGTGTCTTACCATCGGTGTATCCTGCCTCACAGGTATGGATACTGTGGAGGAGGTCTTGCCCTGTGCTCGAGTGCAGGTGTGCCGTGCTCAGGTTCTGGAGGCTCTGGGACGCAGGGCCCGAGAGCTGGCTGTGCCTGGGGAGCGACGCATCGTCAACCTCCTGCACAACCTGGCCCATGCAGCTTCCCCTAAAGTCTATAGCCAGTATCTCAGTGACCTGGAAGACGTGGCCCCCCTAGAGTTCCTCCGCTATTTCCTGGAGACCTGGCATCCACACAAAGGTGCCTGGGTTGCCTGCTGGGCATACCACCGTGGGGAGAGCTGCCCCTTTGTGGACCACCTTGAGGCTCACAGGCAGAAGCTATTACCTGCCCTGGCCCGAGATTCCTCTCTGGCGGGTTCTGTTCGGGGCCTGCTGGACCTTGAGAGCCTGCCTGTGGAACTTCAGGGTCTGCAGGCTGAAGAGATAGCTGAGCGCTACCAGGCAGTAGGACCTGGGGAGGTGGCAGCCCTGGTAGCTGAGGAGCTGGCACTGGCCCGCCATGGTGGGGGCATCCAACCAGCAGAGGGTGGAGGCTTTTTGCTGGAGGGCACAGGCCGGGGAGCCACCTTCACTGTG GGGGCTGACCTGGCCTCCTGTAGCTGCTCTATTTTCACAGCTGGCCACCGGCCCTGCCGTCACATCTTTGCTGCCCGCCTCTGGGCAGGGAAGGCCCTCTTTGATGTCAGCCTTCTGCCCCCTGCTGGTGGAGATGATGGGTAA